In Macadamia integrifolia cultivar HAES 741 chromosome 5, SCU_Mint_v3, whole genome shotgun sequence, a single window of DNA contains:
- the LOC122080028 gene encoding ATP-citrate synthase alpha chain protein 1, whose product MARKKIREYDSKRLLKEHFKRLSGSDLNIKSAQITESTDFNELAEKETWLLSEKLVVKPDMLFGKRGKSGLVALKLDFAEVATFVKERLGKEVEMGGCKGPITTFIVEPFIPHNEEFYLNILSERLGCSISFSECGGMEIEENWDKVKTIFVPTGSSFTSETCAPLIATLPLEIKDKIEEFIKVIFALFVDLDFTFLEMNPFALVDGKPYPLDMRGELDDTAAFKNFKKWGNIEFPMPFGRVMSPTESFIHQLDEKTSASLKFTVLNPEGRIWTMVAGGGASVIYADTVGDLGFASELGNYAEYSGAPNEEEVLQYARVVIDCVTANPDGRKRALVIGGGIANFTDVSATFSGIIRALREKEAKLKAAQMHIYVRRGGPNYQKGLEKMRLLGEEIGIPIEVYGPEATMTGICKQAIEYISAAA is encoded by the exons ATGGCAAGGAAGAAGATCAGAGAGTATGATTCCAagagactattgaaggagcatTTTAAGAGGCTTTCCGGTTCAGACTTGAACATTAAATCTGCTCAG ATCACAGAATCAACTGATTTCAATGAGCTAGCAGAGAAAGAAACATGGCTTTTGTCAGAAAAGCTAGTTGTAAAGCCTGATATGTTGTTTGGGAAGCGTGGGAAAAGTGGTTTAGTTGCCCTAAAGCTCGATTTTGCTGAGGTTGCTACATTTGTCAAAGAGCGTCTTGGCAAAGAG GTGGAGATGGGAGGATGCAAGGGACCTATAACAACATTCATCGTTGAACCCTTCATTCCGCACAATGAAGAATTTTATCTTAATATTCTTTCTGAGCGACTTGGGTGTAGCATAAGCTTTTCAGAATGTGGGGGAATGGAAATTGAAGAAAACTGGGATAAG GTAAAGACCATATTTGTCCCAACGGGGTCATCCTTCACATCAGAAACATGTGCTCCACTAATTGCAACCCTTCCACTTGAG ATCAAGGATAAAATTGAGGAGTTTATCAAAGTAATTTTTGCTTTATTTGTTG ATCTGGACTTCACCTTCCTCGAGATGAATCCTTTTGCTTTGGTTGATGGAAAGCCTTATCCTTTAGATATGAGAGGCGAGCTGGATGACACTGCAGCTTTCAAGAACTTTAAGAA GTGGGGTAATATTGAATTTCCAATGCCATTCGGAAGAGTAATGAGTCCGACCGAAAGCTTTATTCATCAGCTAGATGAAAAG ACCAGTGCATCTTTGAAATTCACAGTTTTGAACCCAGAAGGACGAATTTGGACAATGGTAGCTGGAGGGGGTGCAAGTGTCATCTATGCAGATACG GTTGGGGATCTTGGCTTTGCATCTGAACTTGGGAACTATGCTGAATATAGTGGAGCCCCAAATGAAGAGGAGGTGTTGCAGTATGCCAGAGTTGTAATTGAt TGTGTAACTGCAAATCCTGATGGCCGCAAGAGAGCTCTTGTAATTGGAGGAGGGATAGCTAACTTCACCGATGTTTCTGCTACATTTAGTGGCATAATTAGAGCATTGAGGGAGAAG GAAGCAAAGCTTAAAGCTGCACAAATGCACATATATGTGAGGAGAGGAGGTCCAAATTATCAGAAAGGTCTTGAAAAAATGCGTTTGCTTGGAGAGGAAATTGGCATTCCTATTGAG GTTTATGGGCCTGAGGCTACAATGACTGGCATATGCAAACAAGCAATTGAATACATCAGTGCTGCTGcttaa